Sequence from the Pseudophaeobacter arcticus DSM 23566 genome:
CGGAACATTGTGAGAACTGTTAATTCTCTGTTAATGGAGCGCTGCCGCGCTGGGAATTCATGGGCCAAGATGGCCCGGTTTTGACAACTTTTTTTCACATCTACATATTGTGCTCATGTGTTGAAAAACCGCAATTTGTGCGTGAATTTCCAGAATGTGGTTAATGAAATTTTGCCGATCTGTGGTGTCGAGGTTTCTTTTGTGGTGTCTTTTTTGAATTGAGGGTTGTCAGGCCATGATTTCCCATAGTATCCCTTTCTTATCGGATGCGGCGGAGAGCAAATAGGGGCACCAAAGACCCCAGCTCATAATAATAAGCAGGTTCATACAGGCCTTCACTTCATCCGAACAATGAGAGATCCGGCGCGCGGGCGAGCAGACATCCCCCCAGGTGGCGCGCGCAGTCGGACACCCCGCTAAGCGGGAATTAGGAGGCGGGTTGATCAGTGGCAGCAGATCAACTCGCCTTCCTTAGTTTCTGGGGGAGATAACGCGCCAAAGTGCGCATATGAGGGCAAGATTTTGGGCCGCAGGTTCAGAGGCGAAAGCCACCATAAGGTGGATACAAAGGGGCGGGTATCAATTCCGGCCTCCTTTCGTCGTGTGATCGAGGCGAGCGACCCAAACTGGAAATCCGGCGAAAACCCCGAACTGGTGATTGTCTACGGTGACCACACGCGCAACTATCTTGAATGTTATACGATGGAAGCGATTGAGGAAGTCGATGACAAGATTGATGCGCTGCCGCGTGGCTCGATGCAGCGCAAGATGTTACAGCGCATGTTTCACGGCCAGTCTTTTCCCACTACGATAGATGAGACCGGTCGCCTGGTTCTGCCCGCAAAACTGCGCAACAAGATTGGCCTGGAGAAAGAAGTCTTCTTTATGGCTGCCGGGGACACGTTCCAGCTTTGGAAGCCTGAAACCTACGAAAAAGAAGAACAGGCTCTTGCTGATAAATGGATGGATGAATTGCCAGAAGGCTTTGACCTGCTGGAGTTCCTTGATGGCGCCGGAGGCGCATAGGTAAATGACCACGGACCGCCCCACGCCTACTGGTCCCCATGTTCCGGTTCTGCTGCGCCCGCTGCTCAAGGCGGTGGCGCCGGTGTCGGGCCGTTGGCTGGATGGTACCTTTGGCGCTGGCGGCTATACCCGGGGCCTGCTGGAGACCGGTGCCGATCAGGTGATTGGCGTTGACCGCGATCCATTGGCCTTTGAATTGGCCAGGCCCTGGGCGGCAGACTATGGCGACCGCCTGGTGCTGCAGGAGGGCGTGTTTTCACGGATGGATGAATACGCCCAGGATCTGGACGGGGTGGTGCTGGACCTTGGCGTGTCCTCGATGCAGCTGGATCTGGCCGAACGCGGCTTTTCTTTCATGCGCGACGGGCCGCTGGATATGCGGATGTCGCAGTCTGGACCCTCGGCGGCGGATCTGGTGGCAGAGCTCAGCGAAGTGCAGCTGGCTGATATTCTGTTCCACTATGGCGAGGAACGCGCCAGTCGGCGGATTGCCAAATCCATCGTCAAGGCCCGCGAGTTGGCGCCGATCACCACGACGCTGCAGCTGGCCAAGCTGGTAGAGCAATGCCTGCCGCGTGCCAAACAGGGCAAATCGCATCCCGCCACCCGCAGCTTTCAGGCGCTGCGGATTGCGGTGAACGCCGAATACGAAGAGCTGTTCAATGGGCTCTTGGCGGCAGAACGCGCCTTGAAACCGGGGGGGCTGCTGGCTGTTGTCACCTTCCATTCGGTCGAAGATCGCATGGTCAAACGCTTCTTCCAGCACCGGGCCAATAAAACCGGGCGGGCCAATCGCTACGCGCCGGAAATCGAAGAAATCCCCTCGCAGTTTGAATTGGTCACCCGCAAGGCAGTTGGCCCCGATGACGACGAGCTGGCGGAAAATCCCCGGTCGCGCTCTGCCCGGCTGCGGGTTGGGCGACGCACCGATGCGGAGCCCGTGCCGATCACGGCCAAAGATCTGAGCATGCCGCAATTGAAAGAGGGGCGGAAATGAAGTCTCTGCTCTATGCGATCACAGCGCTGGCCGTTTTTGGTCTCGCCTTTTGGGCCTACCGCGAAAACTACGCCACCCAGCAGGTGCTGAAAGAAACCCGTGGCCTGCAACGTCAAATTGGCGCTGCGCAGGTGCGGCTCAGCGTATTGCGGGCGGAATGGGCCTATCTGAACCGTCCGGACCGGTTGCTTGAACTGGCCGAGCTGAACTTTGAACGCCTGGGGCTGCTGCCGCTGCGCCCCGACCAGTTTGGCCGGGTGGATGAGGTCACCTATCCGGTGCAGCCCGCGTTGCAGATCTCCGAAGGTGTTGAGGTCTCGGGCTTGAATGCCCGCCGGGGTGAGGAGGCAGGCCAATGACCCGCAAGCCGCTGCGCCCGCTGGCACGGATTCTGGATGCGCGCTCCAAGGGGGAGAACCCCGACGCGATTGAACGAGAGAATATTCGTCAGCGCCACGACGACATGCAGGTGAAATCGCGGCAACGCGCCGAGGGCCGACTGCTGGTGCTGGGGGTGTTTTTCCTCTGTGCCTATGCGGCTGTTGCGGCGCGTATGGGGGTTATGGCGACCTCTGAACCGCGTGAACCCGTTGCCAGTGTCGCGGGCAGCGTCATCGCCATGCAGCGCGCCGATATCGTGGACCGCGAGGGGCGCATTCTGGCGACCAATTTTGAAACCCATTCGCTTTATGTGCAGACGCAGCAGCTGATTGATCCGCAAAATGCTGCGGATCGTCTGGTCGAGATCTTCCCGGATCTGGACCATGCGGACCTGTTGGCAAAGTTCACCGGCGCCCGCAAGTTCCTTTGGATCAAAAAGAAAATCAGCCCCGAGCAAAAGCAGGCGGTGCATGATATTGGTGATCCCGGTTTGCTGTTTGGCCCCCGCGAGATGCGTCTTTATCCCAATGGATCTGTTGCCGCCCATGTTCTGGGCGGGGCCAGCTTTGGCAAGGAGGGCGTCAGCGCCGCCGAGGTGATCGGGGTTGCGGGTGTGGAAAAGCAGTTCGACGACTATCTGCGTGACCCTGCCAATGGCAGCAAACCGCTGACCCTGTCGCTGGATCTTACTGTGCAGGCCGCGGCTGAACGGGTGCTGGATGGCGGCATGCGGCTGATGAATGCCAAAGGCGCCACCTCGATCCTGATGGATGTGCAGACCGGCGAGGTGATCTCGGTGGTCTCGCTGCCGGACTTTGACCCAAATGAACGTCCGGCGCCACCAACCTCTGGCTTTGATCCCTCGGTGAGCCCGCTGTTCAACCGCGCTGTGCAGGGCGTTTACGAGCTTGGCTCGACCTTCAAGATTTTCACCGCGGCCCAGGCGATGGATCTGGGGCTGGTGACCCCGGATACTATCATTGACACTCGCGGTCCGCTGCGTTGGGGGAAATTCTCGATCAAGGATTACCGCAACTACGGCAACGAGTTGTCGGTGACCAAGATCATCGTGAAATCCTCCAATATCGGCACTGCCCGGCTGGCACAGCAGATCGGCGCTGAGCGTCAGCAGGATTTCCTGCGGGATCTGGGGATGCTGGAAGCAACCCCGTTTGAGATCGTTGAGGCGCAGGGCGGGCAGCCTTTGCTGCCAACAAACTGGTCAGAGCTGTCGGCGATGACCATCTCCTATGGGCACGGGATCTCTACCACGCCGATGCATCTGGCGGCAGGCTATGCGGCGGTTGCAAACGGGGGCCGCTATGTCAGCCCGACAATTTTGAAACAGGATGGCCCGCAATTGGGCCGCCGTATCATGTCCGAACAGTCAGCCGAGGCTGCCCGCACCATGCTGCGCCATGTGGTGACCGAGGGCACCGCCAGCTTTGCCCGGGTTCCTGGCTATCAGGTGGGCGGCAAGACCGGCACCGCCGACAAGCCCAGACCGCTTGGCGGCTATTACGAGGACAAGGTGATCGCGACCTTTGCCTCGATCTTCCCGGCGCATGATCCCAAATATGTGCTGGTGGTGACGCTGGATGAACCCTCGGTCAGTGCCTATGGCGAAGAGCGCCGCACCGCAGGCTGGACAGCGGTTCCCGTGGCGGCCGAAATGATCGGGCGTCTGGCACCGCTGTTGGGTCTCAGACCACAAGTTGAACCCGCCGAGGTGACTGGTATAACCCTCACCTCAAACTGATCCCGGCGAGTAATCCCGGGCCCAATACCTGGTGAGGGCCGCAGATGCGCAGCAACCCCGACGATACTTCCGATCTCCGCCCCCTGAGCGAGCTGGGGCTGACCGCCCGTGGCGGCGCTGATCCGCTGATTTCCGGGCTCTCCGTTGATAGCCGTCGGGTGGCCAAGGGAACCCTGTTTGCCGCCCTGCCGGGCAGTCAGATCCATGGTGCCAAATTTATCCCGGCGGCGCTGGAACAGGGGGCGGTTGCCATCCTGACCGATGCAGCAGGCGCCAGGATTGCGGCAAAGCCTCTGGAAGAGAGCCATGCGGCGCTGGTGATCGTGGAAGATCCGCGTCAGGCGCTGGCCTATGCTGCCGCGCTTTGGTTTGGTGCACAGCCGCAGACAATGGTGGCGGTGACTGGCACCAATGGCAAAACCTCGGTGGCGACCTTTGTGCGCCAGATCTGGTGCGCGTTGGGTTACCAGGCGGTCAACCTGGGCACCACCGGGATTGAGGGCGCCTGGAGCCTGCCGCTGGCCCATACCACACCTGAGCCCATCACCCTGCACCGCGCCCTGGCCAAGGCCGCAGCCGCAGGTGTCACCCATGCGGCGATGGAGGCCTCCTCGCATGGGCTGGACCAGTGTCGCCTGGATGGGGTGCAGCTGGCGGCGGCGGGCTTTACCAATTTCACCCAGGATCATCTGGATTATCACGAGACATTCGAGGCCTATTTTGCCGCCAAGGCGGGGTTGTTCCGCCGGGTTCTGCCCGAGGATGGTGTGGCGGTGATCAACATGAATGACCCGCGCGGCGCCGAGATGCGCGCGGTGGCGGCTGCGCGTGGCCAGGAGGTGATCAGCATTGGCCGGGGCCTGGGCGATATCAGCCTCACCGGGCAGCGCTTTGATGACACCGGGCAGGATCTGCGGTTCAGCTGGCATGGTCGCCCCTTTCAGGTGCGGTTGAACCTGATCGGCGGCTTTCAGGCGGAAAACGTGCTTTTGGCCTGCGGGCTGGTGATTGCCGCAGGTGAAGACCCGGCGGCGGTGTTTGACACCCTGCCACAATTGACGACGGTGCGCGGCCGCATGCAACATGCCGCAACCCGCGACAATGGCGCCGCTGTGTTTGTCGACTACGCCCATACCCCGGATGCGGTGGCCACTGCGATCAAGGCCCTGCGCCCACATGTGCTGGGACGTCTGATTGCCATCATCGGCGCCGGCGGCGACCGCGACGCCGGTAAGCGTCCCCTGATGGGGCAGGCGGCACAGGACAATGCCGATGTTGTCATCGTGACCGATGATAACCCGCGCAGCGAAGATCCGGCTGTCATTCGCGCGGCGGTCAAAGGTGGTGCACCCGATGCGCTGGAGGTGGGCGACCGGGCCGAGGCGATCCTGCGCGGCGTTGACATGCTGGGCACGGGCGATGTGCTGCTGATCTGCGGCAAGGGCCACGAGAGCGGCCAGGTGGTTGGCAGCGATGTTTTGCCCTTTGACGATGTGGAGCAGGCCAGTATGGCCGTCGCCGTTCTGGAAGGAAAAGCAATATGAGCGCGCTTTGGACGGCGGCAGAGGCCGCAACCGCAACCGGTGGTGAGGCTCAGGGAGACTGGCAGGTCATGGGCCTGTCGATTGACACCCGTACGCTGCAGCCCCAAGATTTGTTTGTGGCGCTGAAGGCGGCGCGCGACGGCCATGATTTTGTGGCCCAGGCGCTGCAAAAAGGCGCTGGGGCTGCGCTGGTCAGCCATCGCCCAGAGGGCCTGGCGGCAGATGCCCCCTTGTTGATTGTCGAGGATGTGCAGGCGGCGCTGGAGGCCCTGGGGCAGGCGGCGCGGGCGCGCACCCGGGCCAGGGTGATTGCCGTCACCGGCTCGGTTGGCAAGACCTCGACCAAGGAAATGCTGGCCTGCATGTTGGCCGATCAGGGCCGCACCCATGCGGCCGTTGCCAGCTACAACAACCATTGGGGGGTGCCGCTGACCCTGGCGCGGATGCCGCGCGACACTGAGTTTGCAGTGATCGAAATTGGCATGAATCACCCCGGCGAGATCGCGCCGCTGGCCCGGCAGGCGCGCCCGCATGTGGCCATGGTGACCACGGTGGCCGCGGTGCATCTGGAGGCTTTTGAGGATGTGGCGGGCATCGCCCGTGAAAAATCCGCCATCATGCAGGGGCTGGAACCCGGCGGTGTGGCGGTGCTGAACGCGGATATCGAAACGGCGCAGGTTCTGGCGGAGGAGGCCCGGCGTCTGGAGGTGTCGCAACTGTGGTTTGGGACCACGGCACCTGAGTATAGATTGCGCTCCACCCAGATGAGGGGCGCGGCCACCCTGGCCGAGGTGCACTGTGGAGCGCAGGCTTTGAGCCTCACCATCCAGTCGCTGGGCGCGCATTTTGCGATGAATGCCCTTGGCGCATTGGCCTGTGTTGCCGCCGTCGGCGCGGATCTGCAACGGGCGGCGCAGGTTCTGGCCCTGTGGTCGCCGGTTCAGGGACGCGGCGCCCGGGTTGAGGTCGAAATGGATGGCGGTAAGCTGCTGATCCTGGACGATAGTTATAATGCCAACCCCACCTCGATGGCGGCGGCCCTGGCGGTGCTGGCGGCGACGCCAAAACTGGCGGTGGGATCCGATGGCGCCGCGACCGTAGGGCGCAAGATTGCCTATCTTGGTGACATGGGCGAGCTGGGTCCGCAGGAGGTCGCATTACATGCGGGTCTTGCCGATCTGGCGGCGCTGCAGGCGCTGGACACCATCCATTGCATTGGCCCGCTGATGGCGCATCTGCACCGGGCTTTACCAGCGGGTAAGCGCGGCGGGCACTACGCAACCGCAGCGGATGTGGTGCCCGATTTACCCGCGCAGCTGCGCTGTGGCGATATTGTGCTGGCCAAGGGATCTTTGAGCGCCGGGCTCTCCAAGATCGTTGACGGCATCCGGGAATTGGGTCATGGCAAGCGCTAATCTTGAAACTTAACCTAAAGGCGAGGATCAATCCGAGATGCTCTATTGGCTGACAGCCCTGTCGGATGGCGGCGATTTTTTCAACCTGTTCCGCTATATCACCTTCCGGGCAGGGGGCGCCTTTATGACCGCGCTCTTGTTTGGCTTTCTGTTTGGCAAACCGCTGATCAATGTGCTGCGCCGCAGGCAGGGCAAGGGGCAGCCGATCCGCGATGACGGGCCAGAGGGACATTTCACCAAGGCGGGGACGCCAACAATGGGCGGGTTGCTCATCGTCGGGGCGCTGTTGACCGCCACTCTGATCTGGGCACGGCTGGACAATCCCTTTGTCTGGCTGGTGCTGTTTGTCACCCTGTCGTTTGCGCTGATTGGTTTTGCCGATGACTACGCCAAAGTGTCCAAGCAGAACACCGCCGGAGTGTCGGGCAAGCTGCGGCTGCTGTTGGGGATCATCATTGCGGTGATTGCGGCGCTCTGCGCCCGGGCCTATCACCCTGAGGCGCTGCAGAACCAGCTGGCGCTGCCGGTGTTCAAGGACACGCTGATCAATCTGGGCTATTTCTATGTGCCCTTTGTGATTTGTGTCATCGTGGGCTCTGCCAATGCGGTGAACCTGACCGATGGTCTGGATGGTTTGGCCATCATGCCGGTGATGATCGCGGCAGGCACCCTGGGGGTTATTGCCTATGCGGTTGGCCGGGTCGATTTCACCGAATATCTGGATGTGCACTATGTGCCTGGCACCGGCGAGATCCTGATCTTTGCCGCCGCGCTGTTTGGCGGGGGGCTGGGCTTTTTGTGGTACAATGCGCCTCCCGCTGCGGTCTTTATGGGCGACACCGGCTCGCTTGCGCTTGGCGGTGCATTGGGGGCCATCGCGGTGGTTACCAAACATGAGCTGGTCTGGGCCATTGTTGGTGGTTTGTTTGTGGTGGAGGCCCTGTCGGTGATCATTCAGGTGCTCTATTTCAAGCGCACCGGTCGGCGGGTGTTCCTGATGGCGCCAATCCATCACCACTATGAGAAAAAGGGCTGGGCCGAACCCACCATTGTGATCCGGTTCTGGATCATCGCCCTGATCCTGGCGATGATTGGTCTGGCCACCCTGAAAGTGCGCTAGGTCATCTGGCAGCGCCAGAATCTGCCGCAAAGTCGATGCAAGAAAGGTGGCCTTGGCCGCCTTTTTTGTTGCCCCTATCTGTTGTCCTTTGTTCGCAAAAAGGGGGGGCTCCCGCCAATTTCGAGAGGCTTTGCCTCTCTGCCAATTGTTGGGGGTGGCAGAGCCCTGCGGGCTCTGCGGCTGCGCTTGTGGATGCGTATGTGGGGATGCCTGAGGAGATGCCTGAAGGGATCCTGTGAGCTCTTGCAAGTGGGGCAGCAGCGGTGCACTGTTCGGCGAAAAGTGATGTGCGGCGAAAATTTGATCAAGTGTGAGGTAGGCGATGATCCCGGTTCAAGGGTTTGAAGGCGCGACGGTTGCTGTTTTGGGGCTGGGACGGTCTGGCCTGGCCACGGCGCGGGCACTGCTGGCGGGCGGCGCCACTCCGGTGTGTTGGGATGATCAGCCACAGGCGCGGGACCGGGCCGAGGCCGAGGGGTTTCAGCTGCGGGATCTGCACCGGCAGGGGGCCTTTGATGATATTGCCACTCTGGTGGCCTCGCCGGGGATCCCGCATCTTTATCCCCAGCCAAACCCGGTGATCCGCGCCGCGCTGCAGGCTGGCGTGCCGGTGGACAATGATATCGGGCTGTTCTTTGCGTCATTGCCGGCCCAGGGCTGGGATATGCTGGACCAGCCGCCCAAGGTGGTTGCCATCACCGGTTCCAACGGCAAATCCACCACGGTGGCGCTGCTGCATCATATCCTGGAAAGCGTTGGCCGGGACAGTCAGATGGCGGGCAATATCGGGCGCGGGGTGCTGGATATCGACCCGCCCGGAGAGGCCGGTGTTGTGGTGCTGGAGCTGTCCAGCTACCAGACCGAACTGGCCCGCGCCCTGACCCCGGATGTGGCCATCCTGACCAATCTGTCGCCGGATCATCTGGACCGTCATGCCGGGCTGGGGGGCTATTTTGCCGCCAAACGCAGGCTGTTTGCCGAGGGCGGCCCGGATCGGGCCATCATTGGCATTGATGAGGATGAGGGGCTGTTTCTGGCGGGGCAGATGTCGCAGGCGGCCAGCGATGACCGGGTGATCCGGGTGGCCTCGGGGCGCAAGCTGACCGGGCCGGGCTGGCAGGTCTTTGCCCGCAAAGGCTTTCTCAGCGAGATGCGCAAGGGGCGGCAGGTGGGCTCGATTGATCTGCGCCAGATGACCGGCTTGCCCGGGGCTCACAACCACCAGAACGCCTGTGCCGCCTATGCGGCGGCGCGGGTCTTGGGATTGGCGCCGCGGGTGATCGAAGCGGCCCTGGCCACATATCCCGGCCTGCCGCATCGCAGCCAGACCGTGGCCGAGGTGGCAGGGGTGCGCTATGTCAATGACAGCAAGGCGACCAATCTGGACAGCGCTGTCAAAGCGCTGAGTGCTTTCAAGAACATCCGCTGGATCTGCGGCGGATTGGAAAAAGAGGGCGGTCTGGGTGCGCTGAGCGGCCAGACCGGGTCTGTCCGCAAGGCCTATGTGATTGGCCGCGAGGCTGCGGGTTTTGCCATGCAACTGGATGTCGAGGCGGAGGTCTGCACCACCATGGCGCGGGCGGTGGCCTGTGCCGTGGCTGAGGCCGAGCCCGGGGATGTGGTGCTGCTGGCGCCTGCTGCGGCGAGTTTTGATCAGTATGACAATTTTGAGCAGCGCGGCGATGACTTTATTGCCGAGGTGACGGCTCAATTGGGCTGAACTCTGCGGTCAAGGCCTGCGGTCAAGGCCAGTGATCACGACCTGTGATCAAGACCTGTGGTCAAGCGCAGAGCAGGGGCTTTGTTAGGGGGCTCAGGGTAAGGGGCTCAGGTTCACCAAAACGGAAAACCCGTTGCGGGACCACCCACGCCCAGGCCCAGGCCCGTGCTGACAGGAGCCACGTCAGGGTCAAGAGAAATAGCCGTCTCCCCGCCAAAAGCGGGGCCCCTCGGCGATTTCTCCTGAGCCTGCCGCTCTTCTCCTGTCTGATCGGGGGCAGGCGAGGGTGGCTCCGAAACGGAATTTCCGCGGCGGTTGAGGGCGATCAGCTGGCGGCGCCTCCGGTGGCGATGGCTTGGCCTGCCGCATGGCCCGAGGCCCAGGCCCATTGAAAGTTATAGCCGCCCAACCAGCCGGTGACATCGACGGCCTCGCCAATGGCAAACAGTCCGGGTTGGGATTTGGCCTGCATGGTTTTGGAAGACAGCGCATTGGTGTCGATGCCGCCCAGGGTGACCTCGGCGGTGCGGTAGCCTTCGGAGCCGCCGGGGGTAAGCTGCCAGCTCTGTAATGCGTCGCAGAGCGCCTGCAGGGCGGCGTCTGACTGATCTGCCAACCGACCGGTGATGGCGAACTCGGTGGCGAGGAAATCCACCAGCCGCCCAGGCAGATGGCGGGCGATTTCAGTGGTGAGGGCGCGCCGTCCCTGGGCCTGGCGCTGATCGCGCAGCAGGGTGAACAGGTCGGTCTGGGGGATCAGGTTGACGGTGATCGCTTCGCCCTGTTGCCAATAGGAGGAGAGTTGCAGCACCGCGGGGCCGGAGAGGCCGCGATGGGTGAACAACAGGGCTTCGTCAAAGCTGGCGCGTCTGTTGCACAGGCGCGCGGGCAGGGCGGTGCCGGCCAGAGCGGTAAACCGCCCCTCGGGAAAGGTGAAGGGGACCAGGCCCGGACAAGTATCAATCAGCGGCAGGCCAAATTGGCGGGCGATGTCATAGGCGAGACCGGTTGCGCCCATTTTGGGGATGCTTTTGCCGCCGGTGGCCAGGACCAGATTGGCGCAGGCTACCTGGTGTGGGCTGCCGTCACGCAGCAGTGTCAGCTGATATTGACCGCCCTCATAGCACACGTGCTCAACCGAGGTTTTGAGCCAGAGTTGCGCCCCCGCCTGTGTCAGCTCATCCACCAGCATGGCGACGATCTGCTTGGCCGAGCCATCGCAAAACAACTGGCCCAGGGTCTTTTCATGCCAGGTGATGCCGTAGCGGTCGACCAGCGAGATAAAATCCCATTGGCTATAGCGGGCCAGGGCGGATTTGCAGAAATGCGGGTTCTGCGAGATGTAGTTTTCCGGGGTGACGTCCAGATTGGTGAAATTGCTGCGCCCGCCGCCGGAAATGCGGATCTTTTCCCCCGGGGACTTGGCGTGGTCCACCACCAGGCAGTCGCCGCCTGCATGGGCGGCACACATCATGCCGGCGGCGCCGGCGCCTAGAATCACGGTGTTAACATACATGCAGTGCATCCATCACGGATGGGCCAGTGGCGCAAGGGGCGAGCCTTAGGGGCCGCAGCAGAGCGCTGTGGGACCGGGGAGCGGGGCGGCGCACCACGGCTGCAAAAACCTGCTGTTGGATCATCAATGGGCTGGCTTGAAGGGCGGTTTGCGGTTACTCTGTTTGCAATGACCCCAAAATGGGGCTGATCTTGAGGCAAAACTGGCGGTAATCCCATGACTGAGATGGTCTATGGAGCGGTTCCTGTACCCACAGGTGAACCGATCCTTCCAAAATGGTGGCGGACGTTGGACAAATGGTCCATGTCCTGCATTCTGACGCTCTTTGTATTGGGGTTGCTTTTGGGCCTGGCGGCCTCGGTCCCCCTGGCCGAGCGCAACGGGTTTGACAATTTTCACTATGTGCAGCGGCAGGCCATTTTTGGCATCACCGCGCTTGGTGCGATGATCCTGACCTCGATGATGTCGCCGCAACTGGTGCGACGCCTAGCTGTTGTTGGCTTTGCCTGCGCCTTTCTGGCGCTGGCGCTGCTGCCCATTCTGGGGACGGATTTTGGCAAGGGGGCTGTGCGCTGGTATTCGCTGGGCTTTGCCTCGTTGCAACCCTCCGAGTTTCTGAAGCCCGGGTTTATCGTGGTTGCGGCCTGGATGATCTCCTCCAGTCAGCAGATCAATGGACCACCCGGCACCCTGATCTCCTTTGGGATCTGTATGGCGGTGGTG
This genomic interval carries:
- the mraZ gene encoding division/cell wall cluster transcriptional repressor MraZ, translated to MDTKGRVSIPASFRRVIEASDPNWKSGENPELVIVYGDHTRNYLECYTMEAIEEVDDKIDALPRGSMQRKMLQRMFHGQSFPTTIDETGRLVLPAKLRNKIGLEKEVFFMAAGDTFQLWKPETYEKEEQALADKWMDELPEGFDLLEFLDGAGGA
- the rsmH gene encoding 16S rRNA (cytosine(1402)-N(4))-methyltransferase RsmH — encoded protein: MTTDRPTPTGPHVPVLLRPLLKAVAPVSGRWLDGTFGAGGYTRGLLETGADQVIGVDRDPLAFELARPWAADYGDRLVLQEGVFSRMDEYAQDLDGVVLDLGVSSMQLDLAERGFSFMRDGPLDMRMSQSGPSAADLVAELSEVQLADILFHYGEERASRRIAKSIVKARELAPITTTLQLAKLVEQCLPRAKQGKSHPATRSFQALRIAVNAEYEELFNGLLAAERALKPGGLLAVVTFHSVEDRMVKRFFQHRANKTGRANRYAPEIEEIPSQFELVTRKAVGPDDDELAENPRSRSARLRVGRRTDAEPVPITAKDLSMPQLKEGRK
- the ftsL gene encoding cell division protein FtsL yields the protein MKSLLYAITALAVFGLAFWAYRENYATQQVLKETRGLQRQIGAAQVRLSVLRAEWAYLNRPDRLLELAELNFERLGLLPLRPDQFGRVDEVTYPVQPALQISEGVEVSGLNARRGEEAGQ
- a CDS encoding peptidoglycan D,D-transpeptidase FtsI family protein produces the protein MTRKPLRPLARILDARSKGENPDAIERENIRQRHDDMQVKSRQRAEGRLLVLGVFFLCAYAAVAARMGVMATSEPREPVASVAGSVIAMQRADIVDREGRILATNFETHSLYVQTQQLIDPQNAADRLVEIFPDLDHADLLAKFTGARKFLWIKKKISPEQKQAVHDIGDPGLLFGPREMRLYPNGSVAAHVLGGASFGKEGVSAAEVIGVAGVEKQFDDYLRDPANGSKPLTLSLDLTVQAAAERVLDGGMRLMNAKGATSILMDVQTGEVISVVSLPDFDPNERPAPPTSGFDPSVSPLFNRAVQGVYELGSTFKIFTAAQAMDLGLVTPDTIIDTRGPLRWGKFSIKDYRNYGNELSVTKIIVKSSNIGTARLAQQIGAERQQDFLRDLGMLEATPFEIVEAQGGQPLLPTNWSELSAMTISYGHGISTTPMHLAAGYAAVANGGRYVSPTILKQDGPQLGRRIMSEQSAEAARTMLRHVVTEGTASFARVPGYQVGGKTGTADKPRPLGGYYEDKVIATFASIFPAHDPKYVLVVTLDEPSVSAYGEERRTAGWTAVPVAAEMIGRLAPLLGLRPQVEPAEVTGITLTSN
- a CDS encoding UDP-N-acetylmuramoyl-L-alanyl-D-glutamate--2,6-diaminopimelate ligase encodes the protein MRSNPDDTSDLRPLSELGLTARGGADPLISGLSVDSRRVAKGTLFAALPGSQIHGAKFIPAALEQGAVAILTDAAGARIAAKPLEESHAALVIVEDPRQALAYAAALWFGAQPQTMVAVTGTNGKTSVATFVRQIWCALGYQAVNLGTTGIEGAWSLPLAHTTPEPITLHRALAKAAAAGVTHAAMEASSHGLDQCRLDGVQLAAAGFTNFTQDHLDYHETFEAYFAAKAGLFRRVLPEDGVAVINMNDPRGAEMRAVAAARGQEVISIGRGLGDISLTGQRFDDTGQDLRFSWHGRPFQVRLNLIGGFQAENVLLACGLVIAAGEDPAAVFDTLPQLTTVRGRMQHAATRDNGAAVFVDYAHTPDAVATAIKALRPHVLGRLIAIIGAGGDRDAGKRPLMGQAAQDNADVVIVTDDNPRSEDPAVIRAAVKGGAPDALEVGDRAEAILRGVDMLGTGDVLLICGKGHESGQVVGSDVLPFDDVEQASMAVAVLEGKAI
- a CDS encoding UDP-N-acetylmuramoyl-tripeptide--D-alanyl-D-alanine ligase, encoding MSALWTAAEAATATGGEAQGDWQVMGLSIDTRTLQPQDLFVALKAARDGHDFVAQALQKGAGAALVSHRPEGLAADAPLLIVEDVQAALEALGQAARARTRARVIAVTGSVGKTSTKEMLACMLADQGRTHAAVASYNNHWGVPLTLARMPRDTEFAVIEIGMNHPGEIAPLARQARPHVAMVTTVAAVHLEAFEDVAGIAREKSAIMQGLEPGGVAVLNADIETAQVLAEEARRLEVSQLWFGTTAPEYRLRSTQMRGAATLAEVHCGAQALSLTIQSLGAHFAMNALGALACVAAVGADLQRAAQVLALWSPVQGRGARVEVEMDGGKLLILDDSYNANPTSMAAALAVLAATPKLAVGSDGAATVGRKIAYLGDMGELGPQEVALHAGLADLAALQALDTIHCIGPLMAHLHRALPAGKRGGHYATAADVVPDLPAQLRCGDIVLAKGSLSAGLSKIVDGIRELGHGKR
- the mraY gene encoding phospho-N-acetylmuramoyl-pentapeptide-transferase, with protein sequence MLYWLTALSDGGDFFNLFRYITFRAGGAFMTALLFGFLFGKPLINVLRRRQGKGQPIRDDGPEGHFTKAGTPTMGGLLIVGALLTATLIWARLDNPFVWLVLFVTLSFALIGFADDYAKVSKQNTAGVSGKLRLLLGIIIAVIAALCARAYHPEALQNQLALPVFKDTLINLGYFYVPFVICVIVGSANAVNLTDGLDGLAIMPVMIAAGTLGVIAYAVGRVDFTEYLDVHYVPGTGEILIFAAALFGGGLGFLWYNAPPAAVFMGDTGSLALGGALGAIAVVTKHELVWAIVGGLFVVEALSVIIQVLYFKRTGRRVFLMAPIHHHYEKKGWAEPTIVIRFWIIALILAMIGLATLKVR
- the murD gene encoding UDP-N-acetylmuramoyl-L-alanine--D-glutamate ligase; translated protein: MIPVQGFEGATVAVLGLGRSGLATARALLAGGATPVCWDDQPQARDRAEAEGFQLRDLHRQGAFDDIATLVASPGIPHLYPQPNPVIRAALQAGVPVDNDIGLFFASLPAQGWDMLDQPPKVVAITGSNGKSTTVALLHHILESVGRDSQMAGNIGRGVLDIDPPGEAGVVVLELSSYQTELARALTPDVAILTNLSPDHLDRHAGLGGYFAAKRRLFAEGGPDRAIIGIDEDEGLFLAGQMSQAASDDRVIRVASGRKLTGPGWQVFARKGFLSEMRKGRQVGSIDLRQMTGLPGAHNHQNACAAYAAARVLGLAPRVIEAALATYPGLPHRSQTVAEVAGVRYVNDSKATNLDSAVKALSAFKNIRWICGGLEKEGGLGALSGQTGSVRKAYVIGREAAGFAMQLDVEAEVCTTMARAVACAVAEAEPGDVVLLAPAAASFDQYDNFEQRGDDFIAEVTAQLG